One genomic window of Anguilla anguilla isolate fAngAng1 chromosome 13, fAngAng1.pri, whole genome shotgun sequence includes the following:
- the LOC118210874 gene encoding probable G-protein coupled receptor 173: MANGSESGAGDDLGSPLAGGASGGAAGGAASSAAPTYAKLVLLGLIICVSLAGNLLVSLLVLRDRALHKAPYYFLLDLCLADTIRSAVCFPFVLVSIRSGSAWTYSVLSCKVVAFMAVLFCFHAAFMLFCISVTRYMAIAHHRFYSKRMTFWTCVAVVCMVWTLSVAMAFPPVFDVGTYKFIREEDQCIFEHRYFKANDTLGFMLMLAVLILATHVVYMKLLLFEYKHRKMKPVQMVPAISQNWTFHGPGATGQAAANWIAGFGRGPMPPTLLGIRQNLHNQNRRLLGMEEFRAEKSLGRMFYVITLFFLVLWSPYIVGCYWRVFVKACTIPHRYLSTTVWMSFAQAGVNPIICFVLNKDLKKGLMTHLPTRCRTKPRLPREPYRVM, encoded by the coding sequence ATGGCCAACGGGAGTGAGAGCGGCGCGGGCGACGACCTCGGCAGCCCGCTGGCGGGCGGGGCCtcgggcggggcggcgggcggggcggcgtCCTCGGCCGCGCCCACCTACGCCAAGCTGGTCCTGCTGGGCCTGATCATCTGCGTGAGCCTGGCGGGGAACCTGCTGGTCTCCCTGCTGGTGCTGCGGGACCGCGCCCTGCACAAGGCCCCGTACTACTTCCTGCTGGACCTGTGCCTGGCCGACACCATCCGCTCGGCCGTCTGCTTCCCCTTCGTCCTGGTGTCCATCCGCAGCGGCTCGGCCTGGACCTACAGCGTGCTCAGCTGCAAGGTGGTGGCCTTCATGGCCGTGCTCTTCTGCTTCCACGCCGCCTTCATGCTCTTCTGCATCAGCGTCACACGCTACATGGCCATCGCCCACCACCGCTTCTACTCCAAGCGCATGACCTTCTGGACCTGCGTGGCCGTGGTCTGCATGGTGTGGACGCTGTCCGTCGCCATGGCCTTCCCGCCCGTCTTCGACGTGGGCACCTACAAGTTCATCCGGGAGGAGGACCAGTGCATCTTCGAGCACCGCTACTTCAAGGCCAACGACACGCTGGGCTTCATGCTGATGCTGGCCGTGCTCATCCTGGCCACCCACGTGGTCTACATGAAGCTGCTGCTCTTCGAGTACAAGCACCGCAAGATGAAGCCCGTGCAGATGGTCCCGGCCATCAGCCAGAACTGGACCTTCCACGGGCCCGGCGCCACGGGCCAGGCGGCGGCCAACTGGATCGCGGGCTTCGGTCGGGGGCCCATGCCCCCCACCCTGCTGGGGATCCGGCAGAACCTGCACAACCAGAACCGGCGGCTGCTGGGGATGGAGGAGTTCCGGGCGGAGAAGAGCCTGGGCCGGATGTTCTACGTCATCACGCTCTTCTTCCTGGTGCTCTGGTCACCCTACATCGTGGGCTGCTACTGGCGGGTGTTCGTCAAGGCCTGCACCATCCCGCACCGCTACCTCTCCACCACCGTGTGGATGAGCTTCGCCCAGGCCGGGGTCAACCCCATCATCTGCTTCGTCCTCAACAAGGACCTGAAGAAGGGGCTGATGACGCACCTGCCCACCCGCTGCAGGACTAAACCGCGGCTACCCAGAGAGCCTTACCGTGTCATGTga